A region of Diceros bicornis minor isolate mBicDic1 chromosome 31, mDicBic1.mat.cur, whole genome shotgun sequence DNA encodes the following proteins:
- the LOC131395521 gene encoding pepsin-3-like, with protein sequence MKWLLLLSLVALSECLIYKVPLVRKKSWRKNLIEHGLLEKTHPRNLARKYFPKEDATLAHVESMENYYDEEYFGTISIGTPAQDFTVIFDTGSSNLWVPSTYCSSVACTNHNQFNPEDSSTYEATSESVSIEYGTGSMTGILGYDTVKVGGIDDTNQIFGLSETEPGDDFYYAPFDGILGLGYPSISASDATPVFDNIWDQGLVSEDLFSVYLSSDDESGSVVIFGGIDSSYYTGSLHWVPVTEEGYWQITVDSITINGETIACSGSCQAIVDTGTSLLAGPTSAIDNIQSYIGASADSSSEEVISCSSIDSLPDIVFTLNGVEFPLPASAYILEEDETCISGFEGADLDTSSGELWILGDVFIRQYYTVFDRANNQVGLASVA encoded by the exons ATGAAGTGGCTGCTGCTGCTCAGCTTGGTGGCGCTCTCTGAGTGCCTTATCTACAA GGTTCCACTCGTCAGAAAGAAGTCCTGGAGGAAGAACCTGATCGAGCATGGCCTGCTGGAGAAGACGCATCCCCGCAATCTAGCAAGGAAGTACTTCCCCAAGGAGGACGCCACCTTGGCACATGTCGAGTCCATGGAGAACTACTATGAT GAGGAGTACTTTGGCACCATCAGCATCGGAACCCCTGCTCAGGATTTCACTGTCATCTTTGACACCGGCTCCTCCAACCTGTGGGTGCCCTCCACCTACTGCTCCAGCGTCGCCTGCA CCAACCACAACCAGTTCAACCCTGAGGACTCCTCCACCTATGAGGCCACCAGCGAGTCTGTCTCCATCGAATATGGCACCGGCAGCATGACAGGCATCCTTGGATACGACACTGTCAAG GTTGGAGGCATCGATGACACCAACCAGATCTTTGGCCTGAGTGAGACAGAGCCTGGTGACGACTTCTACTATGCTCCCTTTGATGGCATCCTGGGTCTGGGCTACCCCAGCATCTCTGCCTCTGACGCCACACCTGTCTTTGACAACATATGGGACCAGGGGCTGGTTTCTGAAGACCTCTTCTCCGTCTACCTGAGCTC CGATGACGAGAGTGGCAGCGTGGTGATATTTGGTGGCATCGATTCTTCTTACTACACTGGAAGCCTGCACTGGGTGCCTGTTACTGAGGAGGGTTACTGGCAGATCACCGTGGACAG CATCACCATCAACGGAGAGACCATCGCTTGCAGCGGGAGCTGCCAGGCCATTGTTGACACTGGAACCTCTCTGCTGGCTGGCCCAACCTCTGCCATTGACAATATCCAGAGCTACATTGGAGCCAGTGCGGACTCCTCCAGCGAG GAGGTGATCAGTTGCTCATCCATCGACAGCCTGCCCGACATCGTCTTCACCCTCAATGGCGTCGAGTTCCCTCTGCCTGCCAGTGCCTACATCCTAGAG gAGGACGAGACCTGCATCAGCGGCTTTGAGGGCGCGGACCTCGACACCAGCTCTGGAGAACTCTGGATCCTGGGTGACGTCTTCATCCGCCAGTACTACACCGTCTTCGACAGAGCCAACAACCAGGTTGGCCTGGCTTCCGTGGCCTAA